In a single window of the Sulfitobacter sp. M39 genome:
- the leuD gene encoding 3-isopropylmalate dehydratase small subunit: protein MTGWTQINGTAVALPQENVDTDQLIPARFMSAPRADGYGKFLLHDLRQDAVDHVLDRHAGADVLITRRNFGSGSSREAAVYALVDFGIRAVFAPSFGDIFQSNAVNNGLLPARVSDAEIDALLDAIGTDAVSATVDLEKCAAVIAGHTLTFELDPVWQEKLVNGWDDIDLTAQHNDRIKDFRTARFAAHPWALPAS from the coding sequence ATGACCGGCTGGACACAGATCAATGGCACCGCCGTCGCGCTGCCGCAAGAAAACGTCGATACCGATCAGCTCATTCCGGCGCGCTTTATGTCGGCGCCGCGGGCTGACGGCTATGGCAAGTTCCTATTGCACGACTTGCGTCAGGATGCGGTGGATCATGTGCTGGATCGCCATGCGGGGGCAGATGTGTTGATCACGCGGCGCAACTTCGGCAGCGGCTCAAGCCGCGAGGCGGCGGTCTATGCGCTGGTTGATTTCGGGATCAGGGCCGTCTTTGCCCCGAGCTTTGGTGACATCTTCCAAAGCAATGCTGTCAACAATGGCCTGCTGCCCGCCCGTGTGAGCGATGCAGAGATTGACGCCCTGCTGGACGCGATCGGCACCGATGCTGTCAGCGCGACAGTGGATTTGGAAAAATGTGCAGCGGTGATTGCGGGGCATACCCTGACCTTCGAGCTGGATCCCGTCTGGCAAGAGAAACTGGTGAACGGTTGGGATGATATCGACCTGACCGCCCAGCATAACGACCGCATCAAAGATTTTCGCACGGCACGGTTTGCCGCGCACCCGTGGGCATTGCCCGCATCCTAA
- the leuC gene encoding 3-isopropylmalate dehydratase large subunit, whose translation MTAPQTLFGKLWAAHEVMRRDDGTSLLWVDRHLVHEGSHHAFVKLESRGMKVAAPDLTFGVVDHYAPTRADEMAADIRRMIDTLGRNAKAQGIRLFDLRDPGQGIVHVIGPEQGLTLPGLLINCGDSHTSTHGAFGALAFGVGATEVAHILATQTIWQQRPKTMRITVDGALGAGVTAKDLALHWIAKLGADGARGHAIEYAGPAVRALSMEGRLTLCNLSIEGGARLGLVAPDQVTFDYIKGRNFAPKGADWEAALRDWSQLATDKDARFDREVAINASYIAPTVTWGTSPEDALPITGHVPDPAQLSGSKQAQARAALEYMALEPGLPLDKITVDQVFIGSCTNGRIEDLRLAAKVLAGRKAVVPGLVSPGSAQVKKQAEAEGLAEVFTQAGLEWAASGCSMCVGMNGDQVEAGKRCASSTNRNFKGRQGRGARTHLMSPAMVAAAAVTGHLADVRPMLEGRT comes from the coding sequence ATGACCGCGCCGCAGACCCTCTTTGGCAAGCTTTGGGCCGCACATGAGGTGATGCGGCGCGATGACGGCACGTCGCTGCTCTGGGTTGATCGACATCTGGTGCACGAAGGATCGCACCATGCATTCGTGAAGCTGGAGAGCCGCGGCATGAAGGTCGCCGCCCCTGATCTGACTTTTGGCGTCGTCGATCACTATGCCCCCACCCGCGCCGACGAGATGGCGGCGGATATCCGGCGGATGATCGACACATTGGGGCGCAACGCCAAGGCGCAGGGCATCCGGCTATTCGATTTGCGCGATCCGGGGCAGGGCATTGTGCATGTGATCGGCCCCGAACAGGGGCTGACCTTGCCGGGCCTGCTGATCAATTGCGGCGATAGCCATACCTCAACGCATGGGGCCTTTGGTGCCCTGGCCTTTGGCGTCGGTGCGACAGAGGTGGCGCATATTCTGGCGACGCAGACGATCTGGCAACAACGCCCCAAAACGATGCGGATCACCGTGGACGGCGCGTTGGGGGCTGGTGTCACGGCCAAGGATCTGGCGCTGCACTGGATCGCAAAACTGGGGGCCGATGGGGCACGCGGCCACGCGATTGAATATGCTGGCCCCGCTGTCCGCGCGTTAAGCATGGAGGGGCGCCTGACGCTGTGCAACCTCAGCATCGAAGGGGGTGCGCGGTTGGGGCTGGTGGCCCCGGATCAGGTGACATTCGACTATATAAAAGGGCGTAACTTTGCCCCGAAAGGCGCAGATTGGGAGGCGGCCCTGCGGGACTGGTCCCAGCTTGCGACTGACAAAGATGCCCGTTTCGACCGCGAGGTTGCAATCAACGCCAGCTATATCGCGCCAACCGTGACCTGGGGCACCTCCCCCGAAGATGCGCTGCCCATTACCGGACATGTACCTGATCCGGCGCAGCTGTCGGGCAGCAAACAGGCGCAAGCGCGCGCGGCGCTGGAGTATATGGCGCTGGAACCGGGACTGCCGCTGGACAAAATTACAGTCGATCAGGTGTTTATCGGATCGTGCACCAATGGCCGGATCGAAGACCTTCGTCTTGCCGCCAAAGTCTTGGCGGGGCGCAAGGCCGTCGTGCCGGGGTTGGTGTCGCCCGGGTCGGCGCAGGTCAAGAAACAGGCCGAAGCCGAAGGGCTGGCCGAAGTCTTTACCCAAGCGGGGCTTGAATGGGCCGCATCGGGCTGTTCGATGTGTGTCGGCATGAATGGCGATCAGGTCGAAGCCGGCAAACGCTGCGCGTCTTCGACCAATCGTAACTTCAAGGGCCGTCAGGGACGCGGGGCGCGGACCCATCTGATGAGCCCCGCCATGGTCGCCGCCGCCGCAGTTACCGGACATCTCGCCGATGTGCGCCCGATGCTGGAGGGACGCACATGA